One genomic region from Pseudorca crassidens isolate mPseCra1 chromosome 11, mPseCra1.hap1, whole genome shotgun sequence encodes:
- the TSFM gene encoding elongation factor Ts, mitochondrial isoform X2, which produces MSLLRSLRSLRLCLVARAGSCPVGPLLLQSPQPWHTFHAGPWLSSSASSKELLMKLRRRTGYSFVNCKKALETCGGDLKQAESWLHKQAQKEGWSKAARLHGRKTKEGLIGLLQEGNTTVLVEVNCETDFVSRNLKFQQLVQQVALGTLLHCQSLKDQLSTYSKGFLNSSELSELPAGREREGCLRDQLALAIGKLGENMILKRAAWVKVPAGFYVGSYVHGAMHSPSLHNLVLGKYGALVICETSEQKANLEDLGRRLGQHVVGMAPLSVGSLDDEPGGEAETKMLSQPYLLDPSITLGQYVQPQGVSVVDFVRFECGEGKEAAEAE; this is translated from the exons ATGTCGCTGCTGCGCTCGCTGCGCTCGCTGCGCCTCTGTTTGGTCGCGCGGGCCGGGAGCTGCCCA GTGGGGCCCCTTCTGCTTCAGTCGCCCCAGCCGTGGCATACATTTCACGCTGGGCCCTGGCTGTCCTCCTCGGCTTCCAGCAAGGAGCTCCTCATGAAGCTGCGGCGGAGAACGGGCTACTCCTTTGTAAACTGCAAGAAGGCTCTGGAGACTTGTGGCGGGGATCTCAAACAG gCAGAGAGCTGGCTCCACAAACAGGCCCAGAAGGAGGGCTGGAGTAAAGCTGCCAGGCTCCATGGCAGGAAGACCAAAGAAGGTCTGATTGGGCTGCTGCAGGAAGGAAACACGACTGTGTTAGTAGAG GTGAACTGTGAGACAGATTTTGTttccagaaatttaaaatttcaacaaTTGGTCCAGCAAGTAGCCCTGGGAACCCTGTTGCATTGTCAGAGCCTAAAGGATCAACTGTCTACATATAGTAAA GGCTTCTTGAATTCCTCTGAGCTCTCTGAACTTCCAGCTGGGCGTGAGAGAGAAGGCTGTCTCAGGGATCAGCTGGCCTTAGCAATTG GGAAGCTGGGAGAAAACATGATTCTTAAACGAGCTGCATGGGTGAAGGTGCCAGCTGGGTTCTATGTTGGCTCTTATGTCCATGGGGCAATGCACAGTCCCTCGCTCCACAACCTGGTTCTGGGGAAATATGGGGCCCTGGTCATCTGCGAGACGTCTGAGCAGAAGGCAAACCTTGAAGACCTTGGCCGCCGCCTTGGGCAGCATGTGGTGGGCATGGCTCCTCTCTCTGTTGGCTCCCTGGACGATGAGCCTGGGGGAGAGGCAGAAACCAAGATGCTGTCCCAGCCGTACTTGCTGGATCCCTCCATCACACTGGGACAGTATGTGCAGCCCCAAGGGGTGTCTGTAGTAGACTTCGTGCGGTTTGAATGTGGAGAAGGCAAAGAGGCAGCAGAGGCTGAATAG
- the TSFM gene encoding elongation factor Ts, mitochondrial isoform X1, with the protein MSLLRSLRSLRLCLVARAGSCPVSALGPGPVLPSLQVGPLLLQSPQPWHTFHAGPWLSSSASSKELLMKLRRRTGYSFVNCKKALETCGGDLKQAESWLHKQAQKEGWSKAARLHGRKTKEGLIGLLQEGNTTVLVEVNCETDFVSRNLKFQQLVQQVALGTLLHCQSLKDQLSTYSKGFLNSSELSELPAGREREGCLRDQLALAIGKLGENMILKRAAWVKVPAGFYVGSYVHGAMHSPSLHNLVLGKYGALVICETSEQKANLEDLGRRLGQHVVGMAPLSVGSLDDEPGGEAETKMLSQPYLLDPSITLGQYVQPQGVSVVDFVRFECGEGKEAAEAE; encoded by the exons ATGTCGCTGCTGCGCTCGCTGCGCTCGCTGCGCCTCTGTTTGGTCGCGCGGGCCGGGAGCTGCCCAGTGAGTGCTCTTGGTCCTGGCCCCGTTCTGCCTTCCTTGCAG GTGGGGCCCCTTCTGCTTCAGTCGCCCCAGCCGTGGCATACATTTCACGCTGGGCCCTGGCTGTCCTCCTCGGCTTCCAGCAAGGAGCTCCTCATGAAGCTGCGGCGGAGAACGGGCTACTCCTTTGTAAACTGCAAGAAGGCTCTGGAGACTTGTGGCGGGGATCTCAAACAG gCAGAGAGCTGGCTCCACAAACAGGCCCAGAAGGAGGGCTGGAGTAAAGCTGCCAGGCTCCATGGCAGGAAGACCAAAGAAGGTCTGATTGGGCTGCTGCAGGAAGGAAACACGACTGTGTTAGTAGAG GTGAACTGTGAGACAGATTTTGTttccagaaatttaaaatttcaacaaTTGGTCCAGCAAGTAGCCCTGGGAACCCTGTTGCATTGTCAGAGCCTAAAGGATCAACTGTCTACATATAGTAAA GGCTTCTTGAATTCCTCTGAGCTCTCTGAACTTCCAGCTGGGCGTGAGAGAGAAGGCTGTCTCAGGGATCAGCTGGCCTTAGCAATTG GGAAGCTGGGAGAAAACATGATTCTTAAACGAGCTGCATGGGTGAAGGTGCCAGCTGGGTTCTATGTTGGCTCTTATGTCCATGGGGCAATGCACAGTCCCTCGCTCCACAACCTGGTTCTGGGGAAATATGGGGCCCTGGTCATCTGCGAGACGTCTGAGCAGAAGGCAAACCTTGAAGACCTTGGCCGCCGCCTTGGGCAGCATGTGGTGGGCATGGCTCCTCTCTCTGTTGGCTCCCTGGACGATGAGCCTGGGGGAGAGGCAGAAACCAAGATGCTGTCCCAGCCGTACTTGCTGGATCCCTCCATCACACTGGGACAGTATGTGCAGCCCCAAGGGGTGTCTGTAGTAGACTTCGTGCGGTTTGAATGTGGAGAAGGCAAAGAGGCAGCAGAGGCTGAATAG
- the EEF1AKMT3 gene encoding EEF1A lysine methyltransferase 3, giving the protein MADPRPDPESEPESVFPREVRLFADSYSKKSRFYFCGHVLSITENFGSRLGVAAHVWDAALSLCNYFESQNVDFRGKKVIELGAGTGIVGILAALQGGDVTITDLPLVLEQIQGNVQANVPAGGRAQVRALSWGIDQHVFPGDYDLVLGADIVYLEPTFPLLLGTLQHLCGPHGTIYLASKMREEHGTESFFQHLLPQHFQLELAKRDENENVNIYRARHRGPRPA; this is encoded by the exons ATGGCGGATCCCCGCCCAGATCCTGAATCAGAGCCCGAATCCGTGTTCCCACGGGAGGTCAGACTCTTCGCCGACTCCTACTCGAAGAAAAGCCGGTTCTATTTCTGTGGTCACGTGCTGAGCATCACGGAGAACTTCGGGTCCCGCCTCGGGGTGGCAGCGCACGTGTGGGACGCG GCTCTAAGCCTGTGCAACTATTTCGAGAGTCAGAATGTGGATTTCCGAGGCAAGAAAGTGATCGAACTGGGCGCTGGGACGGGCATCGTGGGTATCTTGGCAGCGCTGCAGG gGGGGGATGTTACCATCACTGACCTGCCCCTGGTCCTAGAACAGATCCAGGGCAACGTCCAGGCCAATGTGCCGGCTGGAGGCCGGGCCCAGGTCCGCGCCTTGTCCTGGGGGATTGACCAGCATGTCTTCCCTGGAGACTATGACCTGGTGCTGGGGGCTGATATCGTGTATCTGGAGCCCACCTTCCCACTGCTGCTGGGGACCCTCCAACACCTGTGCGGGCCCCATGGCACCATCTATCTGGCTTCCAAGATGAGAGAGGAGCACGGGACAGAGAGCTTCTTTCAGCATCTCCTGCCCCAGCATTTCCAACTGGAGCTGGCCAAGCGGGATGAGAATGAGAATGTTAACATCTATAGGGCCAGGCACAGGGGACCAAGACCTGCTTGA
- the CYP27B1 gene encoding 25-hydroxyvitamin D-1 alpha hydroxylase, mitochondrial, with protein sequence MTQTLKLASRVFHRVRCPPELGASLGSRGSDSAPRGLADIPGPSTPGFLAELFCKGGLSRLHELQVQGAARFGPVWLASFGTVRTVYVATPTLVEQLLRQEGPRPERCSFSPWAEHRRRRQRACGLLTAEGEEWQRLRSLLAPLLLRPQAAARYAGTLHDVVGDLVRRLRRQRGLGAGPPALVRDVAGEFYKFGLEGIAAVLLGSRLGCLEAEVPPDTETFIRAVRSVFVSTLLTMAMPGWLHRLVPGPWDRLCRDWDQMFAFAQQHVERREAEVAMRSQGKSEGDTGFGAHLTYFLFREELPAPSILGNVTELLLAGVDTVSNTLSWALYELSRHPEVQTALRSEITAALGPGSSAHPSATALSQMPLLKAVIKEVLRLYPVVPGNSRVPDKDICVGEYIIPKNTLVTLCHYATSRDPAQFPEPNSFRPARWLGDGPASHPFASLPFGFGKRSCMGRRLAELELQMALAQILIHFEVQPEPGAAPVRPMTRTVLVPERSINLQFVDR encoded by the exons ATGACCCAGACCCTCAAGCTCGCTTCCAGAGTGTTCCATCGCGTCCGCTGCCCTCCTGAGCTGGGCGCCTCACTGGGCTCCAGAGGCTCGGACTCAGCGCCCCGGGGCTTGGCGGACATCCCAGGCCCCTCCACGCCGGGCTTCCTTGCTGAACTTTTCTGCAAGGGGGGACTGTCACGGCTACACGAGCTTCAG GTGCAGGGCGCCGCGCGCTTTGGGCCGGTGTGGTTGGCCAGCTTCGGGACGGTGCGCACTGTGTACGTGGCGACCCCTACACTCGTCGAGCAGCTGCTACGACAGGAGGGACCCCGGCCCGAACGCTGCAGCTTCTCACCCTGGGCGGAGCACCGTCGCCGCCGCCAGCGGGCTTGCGGACTGCTCACCGC GGAAGGCGAAGAATGGCAGAGGCTCCGCAGCCTCCTGGCCCCGCTCCTCCTCCGGCCTCAGGCGGCCGCCCGCTATGCCGGGACCCTGCACGACGTGGTCGGTGACCTTGTGAGGCGACTGCGGCGCCAGCGGGGACTGGGCGCTGGGCCGCCCGCCCTGGTTCGAGACGTGGCAGGAGAGTTTTACAAGTTTGGACTAGAAG GCATCGCTGCGGTGCTGCTGGGTTCCCGCCTCGGCTGCCTGGAGGCCGAAGTGCCGCCAGACACAGAGACCTTCATCCGCGCGGTGAGATCGGTGTTTGTGTCCACACTGTTGACCATGGCGATGCCCGGTTGGCTGCACCGCCTCGTGCCCGGACCCTGGGACCGCCTCTGCCGAGACTGGGACCAGATGTTTGCATTTG CCCAGCAGCACGTGGAGCGGCGAGAGGCCGAAGTAGCCATGAGGAGCCAGGGAAAGTCTGAGGGGGACACGGGATTTGGGGCGCACCTGACCTACTTCCTGTTCCGGGAAGAGTTGCCTGCCCCGTCCATCCTAGGGAATGTGACGGAGCTGCTGCTAGCTGGAGTGGACACG GTGTCCAACACGCTCTCCTGGGCTCTGTATGAACTTTCTCGGCACCCCGAAGTCCAGACGGCACTCCGTTCTGAGATCACAGCTGCCTTGGGCCCCGGCTCCAGTGCCCACCCCTCAGCCACTGCTCTGTCGCAAATGCCCCTGCTGAAGGCTGTGATCAAGGAAGTGCTAAG ACTGTACCCTGTGGTACCTGGAAATTCCCGTGTCCCAGACAAAGACATTTGTGTGGGTGAATATATTATCCCCAAAAAT ACGCTGGTCACTCTGTGTCACTATGCCACTTCAAGGGATCCCGCCCAGTTCCCAGAGCCAAATTCTTTTCGTCCAGCTCGCTGGCTAGGGGATGGTCCAGCCTCCCACCCATTTGCCTCTCTCCCCTTTGGCTTTGGCAAGCGCAGCTGCATGGGGAGACGCCTGGCAGAGCTTGAGCTGCAAATGGCTTTGGCCCAG ATCTTGATCCACTTTGAGGTGCAGCCTGAGCCAGGTGCTGCCCCCGTCAGACCCATGACCCGGACTGTCCTGGTACCTGAGAGAAGCATCAACCTACAGTTTGTGGACAGATAG
- the METTL1 gene encoding tRNA (guanine-N(7)-)-methyltransferase, protein MAGTETGDAAAGAEAPQPQKRYYRQRAHSNPMADHTLRYPVKPEDMDWSELYPEFFAPLTQNQSHDDPKDKKEKRAEAQVEFADIGCGYGGLLVELSPLFPDTLILGLEIRVKVSDYVQDRIRALRAAPGGGFQNIACLRSNAMKHLPNFFRKGQLTKMFFLFPDPHFKRTKHKWRIISPTLLAEYAYVLRVGGLVYTITDVLELHDWMCTHFEGHPLFERVPLEELSEDPIVGHLGTSTEEGKKVLRNGGKNFPAIFRRIQDPTF, encoded by the exons ATGGCGGGAACAGAGACTGGGGACGCCGCAGCAGGAGCCGAGGCCCCTCAGCCTCAGAAGCGCTACTATCGGCAGCGGGCTCACTCCAACCCCATGGCGGACCATACGTTGCGCTA CCCTGTGAAGCCAGAGGACATGGATTGGTCTGAGCTATACCCAGAGTTCTTTGCTCCACTGACTCAAAATCAGAGCCACGATGACccaaaagataagaaagaaaagagagctgAAGCCCAAGTGGAGTTTGCAGACATAGGCTGTGGCTATGGCGGCCTGTTAG TGGAACTGTCACCGCTGTTCCCAGACACGCTGATTCTGGGTCTGGAGATCCGGGTGAAAGTCTCAGATTATGTGCAAGACCGGATTCGGGCCCTACGAGCGGCTCCTGGAGGTGGTTTCCAGAACATCGCCTGTCTCCGTAGCAATGCCATGAAACACCTTCCTAACTTCTTCCGCAAGGgccag CTGACAAAGATGTTCTTCCTCTTCCCTGACCCACATTTCAAGCGGACAAAGCACAAGTGGCGAATCATCAGTCCCACGCTGCTGGCAGAATACGCCTACGTGCTGAGAGTTGGG GGGCTGGTATACACCATAACTGATGTGCTGGAGCTACATGACTGGATGTGCACCCATTTTGAAGGGCACCCCCTGTTTGAGCGCGTGCCTCTGGAGGAGCTG AGTGAAGATCCCATTGTGGGACATCTGGGCACCTCGACCGAGGAGGGGAAGAAAGTTCTACGCAATGGAGGAAAGAATTTCCCAGCTATCTTCCGAAGAATACAGGATCCCACCTTCTAG
- the TSFM gene encoding elongation factor Ts, mitochondrial isoform X3 gives MSLLRSLRSLRLCLVARAGSCPAESWLHKQAQKEGWSKAARLHGRKTKEGLIGLLQEGNTTVLVEVNCETDFVSRNLKFQQLVQQVALGTLLHCQSLKDQLSTYSKGFLNSSELSELPAGREREGCLRDQLALAIGKLGENMILKRAAWVKVPAGFYVGSYVHGAMHSPSLHNLVLGKYGALVICETSEQKANLEDLGRRLGQHVVGMAPLSVGSLDDEPGGEAETKMLSQPYLLDPSITLGQYVQPQGVSVVDFVRFECGEGKEAAEAE, from the exons ATGTCGCTGCTGCGCTCGCTGCGCTCGCTGCGCCTCTGTTTGGTCGCGCGGGCCGGGAGCTGCCCA gCAGAGAGCTGGCTCCACAAACAGGCCCAGAAGGAGGGCTGGAGTAAAGCTGCCAGGCTCCATGGCAGGAAGACCAAAGAAGGTCTGATTGGGCTGCTGCAGGAAGGAAACACGACTGTGTTAGTAGAG GTGAACTGTGAGACAGATTTTGTttccagaaatttaaaatttcaacaaTTGGTCCAGCAAGTAGCCCTGGGAACCCTGTTGCATTGTCAGAGCCTAAAGGATCAACTGTCTACATATAGTAAA GGCTTCTTGAATTCCTCTGAGCTCTCTGAACTTCCAGCTGGGCGTGAGAGAGAAGGCTGTCTCAGGGATCAGCTGGCCTTAGCAATTG GGAAGCTGGGAGAAAACATGATTCTTAAACGAGCTGCATGGGTGAAGGTGCCAGCTGGGTTCTATGTTGGCTCTTATGTCCATGGGGCAATGCACAGTCCCTCGCTCCACAACCTGGTTCTGGGGAAATATGGGGCCCTGGTCATCTGCGAGACGTCTGAGCAGAAGGCAAACCTTGAAGACCTTGGCCGCCGCCTTGGGCAGCATGTGGTGGGCATGGCTCCTCTCTCTGTTGGCTCCCTGGACGATGAGCCTGGGGGAGAGGCAGAAACCAAGATGCTGTCCCAGCCGTACTTGCTGGATCCCTCCATCACACTGGGACAGTATGTGCAGCCCCAAGGGGTGTCTGTAGTAGACTTCGTGCGGTTTGAATGTGGAGAAGGCAAAGAGGCAGCAGAGGCTGAATAG